The following are from one region of the Catenulispora sp. EB89 genome:
- a CDS encoding alginate lyase family protein, whose amino-acid sequence MKRSRTTPRILAALALVTSLFAPSAATASAAGSAQQSSPAHRFQVPATVVLDGYRLALTRELVRVGLPSLQAPLADLRKQADAALTAGPWSVTDKPQLPPSGDKHDYLSQAPYWWPTQPATAANPWGCPYVQRDGVRNPAIDDITDHAERGEMFNAVYDLTLAWYYTGDAAYAQRAALDLRTWFVDPATRMNPSLDYTQFIPCAVSGRGIGIIDFSQQFTDILDAVALLNTGAPGWSAADQAGMTTWNKQFLGWLQTSKNASDEAASTNNHGSFFDMQEAALALATGQPALARSIVVTAQTKRLNVQIAANGGLPLELARTRSFHYSTFDLVALTRLAMIGKHVGVDLWHYATPTGGTLFKAVDFVVPAATGQAAWTYPELQFQAFAADDVVHAAADAGDRTARAAVSHLPTPPGGDIWLLRPAPEQLDPISGS is encoded by the coding sequence TTGAAACGCAGCCGCACGACGCCCCGAATACTCGCAGCCCTCGCACTCGTCACCAGTCTGTTCGCGCCATCGGCAGCCACAGCCTCGGCAGCGGGCTCCGCGCAGCAGAGCTCGCCGGCGCACCGGTTCCAGGTCCCGGCGACCGTCGTCCTGGACGGCTACCGCCTGGCCCTGACCCGCGAGCTCGTGCGCGTCGGGCTGCCGTCGCTGCAAGCCCCGCTCGCCGACCTGCGCAAGCAGGCCGACGCCGCGCTCACCGCCGGGCCCTGGTCCGTGACGGACAAGCCGCAGCTGCCGCCGAGCGGCGACAAGCACGACTACCTGAGTCAGGCCCCTTACTGGTGGCCGACGCAGCCCGCCACCGCCGCCAACCCCTGGGGCTGCCCGTACGTGCAGCGCGACGGCGTGCGCAATCCTGCGATCGACGACATCACCGACCACGCCGAGCGTGGCGAGATGTTCAATGCCGTCTACGACCTCACGCTGGCCTGGTACTACACCGGCGACGCGGCGTACGCGCAGCGGGCGGCGCTGGATCTGCGCACCTGGTTCGTCGACCCGGCCACGCGCATGAACCCGAGCCTGGACTACACGCAGTTCATCCCCTGCGCGGTCAGCGGCCGCGGCATCGGGATCATCGACTTCTCGCAGCAGTTCACTGACATCCTGGACGCCGTCGCGCTGCTCAACACCGGCGCGCCCGGCTGGTCGGCCGCGGACCAGGCCGGCATGACCACCTGGAACAAGCAGTTCCTCGGCTGGCTGCAGACCAGCAAGAACGCCTCCGACGAGGCCGCGTCGACCAACAACCACGGCTCGTTCTTCGACATGCAGGAGGCCGCGCTCGCGCTGGCCACCGGGCAGCCGGCGCTGGCCCGCTCGATCGTCGTGACCGCGCAGACCAAGCGGCTGAACGTGCAGATCGCCGCGAACGGCGGCCTGCCGCTGGAGCTGGCCCGGACCCGCAGCTTCCACTACTCGACCTTCGACCTGGTGGCCCTGACCCGGCTGGCGATGATCGGCAAGCACGTCGGCGTCGACCTGTGGCACTACGCCACCCCGACCGGCGGCACGCTGTTCAAGGCCGTCGACTTCGTGGTCCCGGCCGCCACCGGCCAGGCCGCGTGGACGTACCCGGAGCTCCAGTTCCAGGCGTTCGCCGCGGACGACGTCGTCCACGCGGCCGCTGACGCCGGAGACCGCACGGCGCGCGCCGCCGTGTCGCACCTCCCGACGCCGCCCGGCGGGGACATCTGGCTGCTGCGTCCGGCACCGGAACAGTTGGACCCGATCAGCGGTTCGTGA
- a CDS encoding carbohydrate-binding protein: MRIGRRNLRAALTAGSAFGLAVGATAVAVATAPAAQATTCAAAWSSTAVYTAGQQASENGTNYTANWWTQGNDPATNNGGSGTGQPWTSNGACTGGGTTGGGTGGGTGGTGGGTGGVSGLLLSPYKDVTVNMNWNTYQMQSAVTGSALPVVGSGSLVSQYIPKLPAITLAFATGSCGSETWGGVPAAGFASENVAQLHAANLNYVVSTGGAAGTFTCASTSGMDSFIARYASPNMVGVDFDIEGGQSQSDIQNLVASAVGAQAQYPNLQFSFTLATLGASDGSYGGVNSLGDEVVRAVRGSSLNHYVINLMTMDYGSGSSSVCVVSGSSCQMAQSAIQAVKNLEHTYGIPASKIAVTPMIGMNDATSEIFTVADVNTLSSYATSNGLAGLHFWSLDRDTPCSDTYASPTCNSIPSTTALQYTKQFMSDTGH; the protein is encoded by the coding sequence ATGCGGATCGGAAGACGGAATCTTCGCGCAGCACTGACAGCCGGCTCGGCGTTCGGGCTGGCGGTCGGCGCGACAGCTGTCGCGGTGGCCACGGCCCCCGCGGCGCAGGCCACCACGTGCGCCGCGGCGTGGAGTTCCACCGCCGTCTACACCGCCGGCCAGCAGGCCAGCGAGAACGGGACCAACTACACCGCCAACTGGTGGACCCAGGGCAATGACCCGGCGACCAACAACGGCGGATCCGGCACCGGACAGCCGTGGACGTCCAACGGGGCGTGTACCGGCGGCGGCACCACCGGTGGCGGAACCGGTGGCGGTACCGGCGGAACCGGCGGCGGCACCGGTGGGGTGAGCGGCCTGCTGCTCAGCCCGTACAAGGACGTCACCGTCAACATGAACTGGAACACCTACCAGATGCAGTCGGCCGTGACCGGGTCCGCCCTGCCGGTCGTGGGTTCCGGGAGCCTGGTGTCGCAGTACATTCCGAAACTGCCCGCGATCACCCTCGCGTTCGCCACCGGCTCCTGCGGCAGCGAGACCTGGGGCGGTGTTCCGGCCGCCGGCTTCGCCTCGGAGAACGTGGCCCAACTGCACGCCGCCAACCTGAACTACGTCGTGTCGACCGGAGGTGCGGCCGGGACCTTCACCTGTGCCTCGACGTCCGGCATGGACTCGTTCATCGCCCGCTACGCCAGCCCCAACATGGTCGGCGTCGACTTCGACATCGAAGGCGGCCAGAGCCAGTCCGACATCCAGAACCTCGTCGCCTCCGCGGTCGGAGCACAGGCGCAGTACCCGAATCTGCAGTTCTCCTTCACGCTCGCCACACTGGGCGCCTCCGACGGCAGCTACGGCGGCGTGAACTCGCTCGGCGACGAAGTCGTCCGGGCGGTGCGCGGCTCCAGCCTGAACCACTACGTCATCAACCTGATGACCATGGACTACGGCAGCGGATCCAGCAGCGTGTGCGTCGTCTCCGGCAGCAGTTGCCAGATGGCGCAGTCGGCGATCCAGGCGGTGAAGAACCTCGAGCACACCTACGGGATCCCGGCCAGCAAGATCGCCGTCACGCCGATGATCGGTATGAACGACGCCACCAGCGAGATCTTCACAGTCGCCGACGTCAACACCCTGTCGTCCTACGCAACCAGCAACGGCCTGGCCGGGCTGCACTTCTGGTCACTGGACCGGGACACGCCCTGCTCGGACACCTACGCGTCCCCCACCTGCAACTCCATCCCCAGCACGACAGCGCTGCAGTACACCAAGCAGTTCATGAGCGACACCGGGCACTGA
- a CDS encoding FtsX-like permease family protein — translation MFQLIVKTLRERKAGFVGAFVALFGASVLITAFGIILQSGIGNGVPVQRYAAAPIVVGGDRSFSVHDGKKTKSKPITDVAGVPADLVGRVAGIPGVGRAVGVLTFPAQVVDKDGKLVQGADGRTSDGTNWSAAGLGPFQRDGREPQQADEVVLERSVADRVQAKVGDSVEIASTRAATPYRVVGIVTFTGGGALRTPPVFFADDEARTLFGRPDQVSAIGVLADQGTNGTDIGTLKGRIGAALKGTGTELYTGAGRSSVENPDVASARGTLKELAGALGGTVVIITMMVVGSTLALNVHQRRRELALLRAVGATPKQIHKMIAGEVLLISVVASVLGCFPGTAVAGLLRAAFSAVGMLPEDFEFSYGPIPMVAAVGIGVLAAQVAGFTVARKVVAIRPVEALSGSQTEQPGLGRARVVFGALLLLIGFAASTLPLFFGSVFAVAGAATGGLLMVIACLMLAPPVVARATRLLAAPFRRRFGDLGYLAVANTQANARRLAAGIGPLILAIGFASVQLFIPTTMSAAAGDQARAGVLADYTLTGEAGGLPVDAPQQIRGLPGVETAVGTIRIDLYASTPLLGSPEIFKYSAEGLAPGDLDRVVDLDVTSGSLDKLAPDTVALSKGAAATLGVGIGDKARIHLPDGQTVHPQVIAIYQRGLGFGDVTLTAETLLQHSSRRLYDSVLVRVAGTADPKKTEAELTALTTRYPGLQVRDKGGLSAAQQRTATAGLLGNALPLVLVFGYIAVAVANTLVMTTLSRTREFALLRLVGATPDQVLRMMRMETLMLILIAVAVGTLVPLPPLMMVSLGLTGSPLPYIPPLLYLAIITATSALAAAAVLIPTRLALRARPVEAG, via the coding sequence GTGTTCCAGCTGATCGTCAAGACCCTCAGAGAACGCAAGGCCGGGTTCGTCGGGGCGTTCGTCGCCCTGTTCGGTGCCTCGGTGCTCATCACCGCTTTCGGCATCATCCTGCAGTCCGGCATCGGCAACGGAGTCCCGGTGCAGCGCTACGCCGCCGCGCCGATCGTCGTCGGCGGGGACCGGTCGTTCTCGGTGCACGACGGGAAGAAGACCAAGAGCAAGCCGATCACCGATGTGGCGGGCGTCCCGGCCGACCTGGTCGGCCGGGTGGCGGGCATCCCGGGGGTCGGCCGGGCCGTCGGCGTGCTCACCTTCCCGGCGCAGGTCGTCGACAAGGACGGGAAGCTGGTGCAGGGGGCCGACGGCCGAACCTCGGACGGGACGAACTGGAGCGCGGCCGGGCTCGGTCCGTTCCAGCGCGACGGCCGGGAGCCGCAGCAGGCCGACGAGGTGGTGCTGGAGCGTTCGGTCGCCGACCGGGTGCAGGCGAAGGTCGGCGACTCGGTCGAGATCGCCTCCACCCGCGCCGCGACGCCGTACCGGGTCGTCGGCATCGTGACGTTCACCGGCGGCGGTGCCCTGCGCACGCCGCCGGTCTTCTTCGCCGACGACGAGGCCCGCACGCTGTTCGGCCGCCCGGATCAGGTTTCTGCGATCGGCGTGCTGGCGGATCAGGGCACGAACGGCACTGACATCGGCACGCTGAAGGGCCGGATCGGCGCGGCGCTGAAGGGCACCGGGACCGAGCTCTACACCGGTGCCGGGCGCAGCAGCGTGGAGAATCCGGACGTGGCGTCGGCCCGGGGGACGCTGAAGGAACTGGCCGGCGCCCTGGGCGGCACCGTCGTGATTATCACCATGATGGTGGTGGGCAGCACCCTGGCGCTGAACGTCCACCAGCGGCGCCGTGAACTGGCGCTGCTGCGCGCGGTCGGCGCGACGCCCAAGCAGATCCACAAGATGATCGCCGGCGAGGTCCTGCTCATCTCGGTGGTGGCCTCGGTGCTGGGCTGCTTCCCGGGTACGGCGGTCGCCGGCCTGCTCCGCGCCGCGTTCTCGGCCGTCGGCATGCTGCCCGAGGATTTCGAGTTCTCCTACGGTCCGATCCCCATGGTCGCGGCGGTCGGCATCGGAGTGCTCGCGGCACAGGTGGCGGGGTTCACGGTAGCCCGCAAAGTGGTGGCGATCCGTCCGGTGGAGGCGCTGAGCGGGTCCCAGACCGAGCAACCGGGCCTGGGCCGGGCCCGGGTCGTCTTCGGGGCGCTGCTCCTGCTCATCGGTTTCGCCGCCTCAACGCTCCCGTTGTTCTTCGGCAGCGTCTTCGCGGTGGCCGGCGCGGCGACCGGCGGCCTGCTCATGGTGATCGCCTGCCTGATGCTGGCCCCGCCGGTGGTGGCCCGCGCGACCCGGCTCCTGGCCGCGCCCTTCCGCCGCCGCTTCGGCGACCTGGGCTACCTCGCCGTCGCCAACACCCAGGCCAACGCCCGCCGTCTGGCCGCCGGAATCGGCCCCCTGATCCTCGCCATCGGCTTCGCCTCCGTCCAGCTGTTCATCCCCACCACCATGAGCGCCGCCGCCGGCGACCAGGCCCGAGCCGGCGTCCTGGCCGACTACACCCTCACCGGCGAAGCCGGCGGCCTCCCGGTGGACGCCCCGCAGCAGATCCGGGGCCTCCCCGGCGTGGAAACCGCCGTGGGCACGATCCGTATCGACCTCTATGCCTCGACGCCCCTGCTCGGTTCCCCGGAGATCTTCAAGTACTCCGCCGAGGGCCTGGCCCCGGGCGACCTGGACCGGGTCGTCGACTTGGACGTGACCTCCGGCAGCCTGGACAAGCTCGCCCCGGACACGGTGGCGCTCAGCAAGGGGGCGGCCGCGACCCTGGGCGTCGGCATCGGGGACAAGGCCCGCATCCACCTCCCCGACGGGCAGACCGTGCACCCTCAGGTGATCGCCATCTACCAGCGCGGCCTCGGATTCGGCGACGTCACCCTGACTGCCGAGACCCTCCTCCAGCACAGCTCCCGCCGGCTCTACGACTCAGTCCTCGTCCGGGTCGCAGGCACAGCCGACCCCAAGAAGACCGAAGCCGAACTCACCGCCCTCACCACCCGATACCCCGGCCTTCAAGTGCGGGACAAGGGCGGCCTGTCCGCGGCCCAACAACGCACAGCCACAGCCGGCCTCCTGGGCAACGCCCTCCCCCTGGTCCTGGTCTTCGGCTACATAGCCGTGGCCGTGGCCAACACCCTGGTGATGACGACCCTCTCCCGAACCCGGGAGTTCGCCCTCCTCCGGCTGGTAGGCGCCACGCCCGACCAGGTCCTGCGCATGATGCGCATGGAAACGCTCATGCTGATCCTCATCGCGGTGGCAGTTGGCACCCTGGTCCCCCTCCCCCCGCTCATGATGGTGAGCCTGGGCCTCACCGGCTCCCCGCTCCCCTACATTCCCCCGCTCCTCTACCTGGCGATAATCACTGCGACCTCAGCCCTGGCCGCCGCCGCCGTTCTGATCCCCACCAGACTCGCTCTGCGGGCACGGCCGGTCGAGGCCGGCTGA
- a CDS encoding ABC transporter ATP-binding protein, translating into MNLRSGCAGDEREQWRPKVNNSPWVVRLDGVRKTYGKGAGAVHALRDLSLAFARGSFTAVMGPSGAGKSTFLHCAAGLDRPDAGSVVLSGTDLSTLDEVGLTILRRERVGFVFQAYNLLSALSVADNVTVPLMLAGRRIDPARLHEVLGQVGLAEQMNRRPAELSGGQQQRVAIARALVARPEVVFADEPTGALDTRTARQVLGLLREVVDRLGQTVVMVTHDPVAASYAHRVVFLADGRHAEEMTHPTPERVAEQMTKLGEW; encoded by the coding sequence ATGAACCTACGTTCGGGGTGTGCCGGTGATGAGCGCGAGCAGTGGAGGCCGAAAGTGAACAACTCGCCCTGGGTGGTGCGCCTGGACGGCGTCCGCAAGACGTACGGGAAGGGCGCCGGGGCCGTCCACGCGCTGCGCGACCTGTCCCTCGCCTTCGCCCGGGGCTCGTTCACCGCGGTGATGGGTCCCTCGGGGGCGGGCAAGAGCACCTTCCTGCACTGCGCCGCCGGGCTGGACCGGCCGGACGCCGGCTCGGTGGTGCTCAGCGGCACCGACCTGTCGACGCTCGACGAGGTCGGGCTGACCATCCTGCGCCGGGAGCGGGTCGGCTTCGTCTTCCAGGCGTACAACCTGCTGTCGGCGCTGTCCGTCGCCGACAACGTCACGGTGCCGCTGATGCTGGCCGGACGCCGGATCGACCCCGCGCGGCTGCACGAGGTGCTGGGGCAGGTGGGGCTGGCCGAGCAGATGAACCGCCGGCCCGCCGAGCTCTCCGGCGGCCAGCAGCAGCGGGTGGCCATCGCCCGCGCGCTGGTGGCGCGGCCGGAGGTGGTGTTCGCCGACGAGCCGACCGGGGCGCTGGACACCCGGACCGCGAGGCAGGTGCTCGGTCTGCTGCGCGAGGTCGTGGACCGCCTCGGCCAGACGGTGGTGATGGTGACCCACGACCCGGTCGCCGCCTCTTACGCGCACCGTGTGGTGTTCCTCGCGGACGGCCGCCACGCGGAGGAGATGACGCATCCCACACCGGAGCGCGTCGCCGAACAGATGACCAAGCTCGGGGAATGGTGA
- a CDS encoding sensor histidine kinase, whose product MRTPRAAALQRLRPEEWIGQIRRIAIRFPPAAAYILICLGTGLVGLALCYLLIAVFVLCLVGTGFLLLPGSLRVLRRFAEYHRGLVGRRLGAEVHTPYRDLAPGWATPGKPSLRDAAVRKDLVWLLAHSLAGTAVCVVALSVCGHAVNWLSAPVWWKLAPSERDAVILVNVDSWPKAAFAAAVGIGYAVVAMAVMRLLADVHARASRRLLVARPRVALAQRVHELTVSRAEALDAHGAELRRIERDLHDGAQADIVAVFLRLGMIKRALSRRPEQVPELVDTAQHLAEQALESLRNLVRGIYPPVLADRGLTEAVRALAALSAVPTTIDVDEAADPPPRAPAAAETAAYFVISEALTNVAKHSGATVALVRLRITDTMIRIRVEDDGKGGAAEGAGSGILGLRRRVAALDGTTELSSPPGGPTVLRAEIPCGS is encoded by the coding sequence GTGCGAACGCCCAGAGCTGCGGCGTTGCAGCGGCTCCGGCCCGAAGAGTGGATCGGGCAGATCCGCCGGATCGCGATCCGCTTCCCTCCGGCCGCCGCCTACATCCTGATCTGTTTGGGGACCGGGCTGGTCGGGCTGGCGCTGTGCTACCTGCTCATCGCGGTCTTCGTGCTCTGTCTGGTCGGCACGGGCTTCCTGCTGTTGCCCGGAAGCCTGCGGGTCCTGCGGCGGTTCGCGGAGTACCACCGGGGCCTGGTGGGCCGTCGGTTGGGCGCCGAGGTCCACACCCCGTACCGCGACCTGGCCCCCGGCTGGGCCACGCCCGGCAAGCCCTCGCTGCGCGACGCGGCGGTCCGCAAGGACCTGGTGTGGTTGCTGGCCCACAGCCTCGCCGGCACGGCGGTGTGTGTCGTGGCCCTGAGCGTGTGCGGCCATGCGGTCAACTGGCTCTCCGCGCCGGTGTGGTGGAAACTCGCGCCGAGCGAGCGCGACGCCGTCATCCTGGTGAACGTCGACTCGTGGCCCAAAGCCGCCTTCGCGGCGGCCGTCGGCATCGGCTACGCCGTGGTGGCCATGGCGGTCATGCGGTTGCTCGCCGACGTGCACGCGCGCGCGTCGCGCCGGCTGCTGGTCGCCCGCCCCCGAGTGGCGCTCGCCCAACGCGTCCACGAACTGACCGTGAGCCGGGCCGAGGCACTCGACGCGCACGGCGCCGAGCTGCGCCGCATCGAGCGGGACCTGCACGACGGCGCCCAGGCCGACATCGTGGCCGTCTTCCTGCGCCTGGGCATGATCAAACGGGCCCTCAGCCGGCGGCCGGAGCAGGTCCCTGAACTGGTCGACACCGCCCAGCACCTCGCCGAACAAGCCCTGGAGTCCCTGCGGAACCTGGTGCGCGGCATCTACCCACCGGTCCTCGCCGACCGCGGGCTGACCGAAGCGGTCCGGGCGCTCGCCGCCCTCAGCGCCGTCCCCACCACGATCGACGTCGACGAGGCGGCCGACCCGCCGCCCCGCGCGCCGGCCGCGGCCGAGACCGCCGCCTACTTCGTGATCTCCGAGGCGCTCACCAACGTCGCCAAACACAGCGGCGCCACCGTCGCGCTGGTCCGGCTCCGGATCACCGACACCATGATCCGGATCCGGGTCGAGGACGACGGGAAGGGCGGCGCCGCCGAGGGCGCGGGAAGCGGGATCCTCGGACTCCGGCGGCGGGTCGCCGCGCTTGACGGGACCACCGAGCTGTCCAGCCCGCCCGGGGGGCCGACCGTACTGAGAGCGGAGATTCCATGCGGATCCTGA
- a CDS encoding response regulator, whose amino-acid sequence MRILIAEDNALLREGLAALLGSEGHHVVAAVGHGDELLPALLEHRPDVAVVDVRLPPTFRDEGLRAVVEARRRLPDLPVLVLSQYVERTYATELLAQNASGVGYLLKDRVGRADEFLEALERVAGGGTAMDPQVITQLMIRRAGDDPLAALTPREREVLALMAEGRNNSTIAQLLFLAESSVNKHIGSIFAKLGMPTPESGNRRVLAVLTYLRS is encoded by the coding sequence ATGCGGATCCTGATCGCCGAAGACAACGCCCTGCTCCGCGAGGGACTGGCTGCGCTGCTCGGCAGCGAGGGACACCACGTCGTCGCGGCCGTCGGCCACGGCGACGAACTGCTGCCGGCCCTGCTCGAACACCGGCCGGACGTCGCGGTCGTCGACGTCCGCCTGCCGCCGACGTTCCGCGACGAGGGGCTGCGGGCCGTGGTGGAGGCCCGCCGGCGGCTGCCCGACCTCCCGGTCCTGGTGCTCTCGCAGTACGTCGAACGCACCTACGCGACCGAGCTCCTCGCCCAGAACGCTTCCGGCGTCGGCTACCTGCTGAAGGACCGGGTCGGGCGCGCCGACGAGTTCCTGGAGGCGCTGGAGCGGGTGGCCGGCGGCGGCACGGCGATGGACCCGCAGGTCATCACCCAGCTGATGATCCGGCGGGCCGGCGACGATCCGCTGGCCGCGCTGACCCCGCGGGAGCGCGAGGTCCTGGCGCTGATGGCCGAGGGCCGCAACAACAGCACCATCGCTCAGCTGCTGTTCCTCGCCGAGAGCTCGGTGAACAAGCACATCGGAAGCATCTTCGCCAAGCTGGGCATGCCGACGCCCGAGAGCGGCAACCGGCGGGTGCTCGCCGTCCTGACCTACCTTCGGTCCTGA
- a CDS encoding RNA polymerase sigma-70 factor — translation MSTSATTRAEEFQELRPLLFSIAYRILGSVTEAEDTVQDTWLRYMASATVPTSTKAFLSALVTRASIDVLRSARVRRETYVGPWFPEPLLSDPYQDPERSAELADSVSMAALLLLERLSPLERAVFVLREVFGFGFPEIANSVGRSEAACRQLAVRARRHMDLGRPRFEADQKERAELSARFFDALRDGDVGGLRELLAADVQMVGDAGGKAPALARSVIGADNVARLLAGVFPTISRIAHVEPHQVNGQPGAILRDRDGNVAGTLVLDVLDGRIQMIRSVLNPDKLGHLGPLADPWNLAREVKQARLENGAKNDASEYGSE, via the coding sequence ATGAGCACGTCCGCCACGACGCGGGCCGAGGAGTTCCAGGAGCTTCGGCCGCTGCTGTTCTCCATCGCCTACCGGATCCTGGGCAGTGTGACCGAGGCCGAGGACACGGTCCAGGACACCTGGCTGCGCTACATGGCCTCGGCGACGGTGCCCACCTCGACGAAGGCGTTCCTGTCCGCTCTGGTCACGCGGGCCTCGATCGACGTGCTGCGTTCGGCCCGGGTGCGGCGGGAGACCTACGTGGGGCCCTGGTTCCCCGAGCCGCTGCTGTCCGACCCGTATCAGGACCCGGAGCGTTCGGCGGAGCTGGCGGACTCGGTGTCGATGGCGGCCTTGCTGCTACTGGAGCGGCTGTCCCCGCTGGAGCGGGCGGTGTTCGTGCTGCGGGAGGTGTTCGGGTTCGGCTTCCCCGAGATCGCGAACTCCGTCGGGCGCTCGGAGGCGGCGTGCCGTCAGCTCGCGGTGCGGGCCCGCCGGCACATGGACCTGGGCCGCCCCCGCTTCGAAGCGGACCAGAAGGAGCGTGCGGAACTGTCCGCACGGTTCTTCGACGCCCTGCGGGACGGCGACGTCGGCGGGCTCCGGGAACTGCTGGCCGCGGACGTCCAGATGGTCGGCGACGCCGGCGGCAAGGCGCCCGCACTGGCCCGCAGCGTGATCGGCGCCGACAACGTGGCCCGGCTGCTCGCCGGCGTCTTCCCGACGATCTCCCGCATCGCCCACGTGGAACCGCACCAGGTGAACGGCCAGCCGGGCGCGATCCTGCGCGACCGGGACGGCAACGTGGCCGGCACGCTGGTCCTCGACGTGCTCGACGGCCGGATCCAGATGATCCGCTCGGTGCTCAACCCCGACAAGCTCGGCCACCTGGGCCCGCTCGCGGACCCGTGGAACCTGGCCCGCGAGGTCAAGCAGGCTCGTCTTGAGAACGGCGCGAAGAACGACGCGAGCGAATACGGGAGCGAATAG